The following DNA comes from Chryseobacterium gallinarum.
GCTTGGATCTAACGCAGTTCCAATCGTTCTTCCAATTGGTGCAGAAGAGGATTTCAAAGGAGTTGTTGACTTGATCAAAAACAGAGCTATCGTATGGGATGAAGCAGGACAAGGAGCAACTTTTGAAGTAGTTCCAATTCCTGAGGACATGAAAGACGAAGTTCTTGAATATAGAGAGAAATTAGTAGAAGCTGTAGCTGACTATGACGAGACTTTGATGGAGAAATTCTTCGAAGATCCGGATTCAATTTCTGAAGAAGAGATCAACGAAGCATTAAGAAAAGCTACTATCGACCTTTCTATCATTCCAATGACTTGTGGTTCTTCTTTCAAGAACAAAGGAGTACAGTTCATGCTTGACGCTGTTTGTAAATATCTTCCTTCTCCAATGGATAAAGATGATATCAAAGGAACAGACCCAAGAACTGACGCTGAGATCACAAGAAAGCCAGATGTAAACGAACCTTTCGCTGCATTAGCATTTAAGATTGCTACTGACCCGTTCGTAGGTAGATTAGCATTCTTCAGAGCTTATTCAGGAAGATTAGATGCTGGTTCTTATGTATTGAACACCCGTTCAAACAACAAAGAAAGAATCTCAAGAATCTATCAAATGCACGCTAACAAGCAAAACCCAGTAGAATTCATTGAAGCTGGAGATATCGGTGCAGCTGTAGGATTTAAAGATATTAAAACAGGAGATACCCTATCTGATGAAAAGAACCCAATCGTTCTTGAATCTATGATCTTCCCGGATCCGGTAATCGGTATTGCTGTTGAACCTAAAACTAAAGCTGACCAGGATAAAATGGGTAACGCTTTAGCTAAATTGGCAGAAGAAGATCCTACTTTCACAGTGAAAACTGACGAAGCTTCCGGACAAACTATTATCTCTGGTATGGGTGAGCTTCACCTTGACATCATCGTTGACCGTATGAGAAGAGAGTTCAAAGTAGAAGTTAACCAAGGACAGCCGCAGGTAGAATACAAAGAAGCTCTTACTCAAAAAGCTAACCACAGAGAGGTTTACAAAAAGCAATCTGGAGGTAGAGGTAAGTTCGCAGATATCGTATTCGAAATCGGTCCAGCTGACGAAGGTAAGACAGGTCTTGAATTCATCAACGAAATTAAAGGGGGTAACATTCCTAAGGAATTCGTTCCTTCAGTTGAAAAAGGATTCAGAGAAGCAATGAAGAATGGTCCATTAGCTGGATTCGAAGTTGAATCAATGAAAGTGACATTGAAAGATGGATCTTTCCACGCGGTTGACTCTGACCAGTTATCATTCGAATTAGCTGCTAAATTAGGATTCAAAGAATCCGGTAGAGCTGCTAAAGCTGTTATCATGGAACCAATCATGAAACTTGAGGTAGTAACTCCTGAAGAATACATGGGTGATATCGTAGGTGACCTTAACAGAAGAAGAGGTACTGTAAACGGTATGGATGACAGAAACAATGCTAAGGTAATCAAAGCTTTCGTTCCACTTTCTGAAATGTTTGGTTATGTAACTTCATTAAGAACATTATCTTCTGGTAGAGCTACATCTTCTATGGAGTTTGAAAGATATGAAGCTGCTCCGCAAAACATTGCTGAAGAAGTAATCGCTAAAGCTAAAGGTTAATATTAAATTAGATTAAAATGTCACAAAGAATCAGAATAAAACTTAAGTCTTACGATTACAATTTGGTAGATAAGTCTGCAGAGAAAATCGTAAAAACGGTAAAGGCTACTGGTGCTGTTGTAAACGGACCCATTCCATTGCCAACCAATAAGAGAATCTTCACTGTGTTGAGATCTCCGCACGTAAACAAGAAAGCAAGAGAGCAGTTCCAACTTTCCGCTCACAAGAGATTGATGGATATCTACTCTTCTTCTTCTAAAACTGTTGATGCTCTAATGAAATTGGAGTTACCTTCAGGTGTAGACGTAGAAATTAAAGTGTGATACTTGCATACTTTGCAATGATTATAGAATCCGTTCCTTTTCAGGAGCGGATTTTTATTTTTAAAACTTATTTTTGTATTTAAGCTAAGATTATAACTAATTTCTATGAACCAACAAATAAAAAGAACGGCAGAATCATTTGGAATTTACTATGACAGCTTTTATTATGAAACCAATAGTTCCGGAGAAGTTATTGAGCTGGAGCTATATGAACCGGAATATAATAGACTTACTGATGAA
Coding sequences within:
- the fusA gene encoding elongation factor G; protein product: MGRDLKYTRNIGIAAHIDAGKTTTTERILFYTGKTHKIGEVHEGASTMDWMEQEAERGITITSAATTCTWNFPTDQGQNLPETKGYHFNIIDTPGHVDFTVEVNRSLRVLDGLVFLFSAVDGVEPQSETNWRLADNYKVARMGFVNKMDRQGADFLNVCKQVKEMLGSNAVPIVLPIGAEEDFKGVVDLIKNRAIVWDEAGQGATFEVVPIPEDMKDEVLEYREKLVEAVADYDETLMEKFFEDPDSISEEEINEALRKATIDLSIIPMTCGSSFKNKGVQFMLDAVCKYLPSPMDKDDIKGTDPRTDAEITRKPDVNEPFAALAFKIATDPFVGRLAFFRAYSGRLDAGSYVLNTRSNNKERISRIYQMHANKQNPVEFIEAGDIGAAVGFKDIKTGDTLSDEKNPIVLESMIFPDPVIGIAVEPKTKADQDKMGNALAKLAEEDPTFTVKTDEASGQTIISGMGELHLDIIVDRMRREFKVEVNQGQPQVEYKEALTQKANHREVYKKQSGGRGKFADIVFEIGPADEGKTGLEFINEIKGGNIPKEFVPSVEKGFREAMKNGPLAGFEVESMKVTLKDGSFHAVDSDQLSFELAAKLGFKESGRAAKAVIMEPIMKLEVVTPEEYMGDIVGDLNRRRGTVNGMDDRNNAKVIKAFVPLSEMFGYVTSLRTLSSGRATSSMEFERYEAAPQNIAEEVIAKAKG
- the rpsJ gene encoding 30S ribosomal protein S10, whose protein sequence is MSQRIRIKLKSYDYNLVDKSAEKIVKTVKATGAVVNGPIPLPTNKRIFTVLRSPHVNKKAREQFQLSAHKRLMDIYSSSSKTVDALMKLELPSGVDVEIKV